One window of the Archangium primigenium genome contains the following:
- a CDS encoding amino acid adenylation domain-containing protein, whose protein sequence is MSVHDTSPQASLENDEVFVFPASSSQRRLWFLERLEPGLATYHMPFALHLAGTLDVSALGTSLDTLIERHEALRTSFEEESGGEVSQVVHPARPLSPRRVDLSGLSPAEREQELRALCTAEVSAPFVLSQPGLLRATLFVLGPTEHVLLLVLHHLIADGWSVGVLTRELAVLYPALASGAEPSLEEPELQFVDFSEWQAEWLDGGAAQAQLEVWLQRLAGPPRQVELPSDRPRPPHASYRGATREFALSRALTEQVRRFGQQEGATLFMTLLAALDALLYRYTGETDIVVGTAIAGRNRRELEGVVGFFANTLALRVSVEGDPDLRELVRRVKAVTLEAFAHQELPFDRLVEALRLPRDLGRNPLFQVMLVLENMPLGELTLPGLTLRPLELETHTAKFDLSLSLRETPEGLRGTVEYNRDLFEPATLDRWLSHLETLLECTARPHTRVSELPLLGTTEAHLLRETWNPAGALPREGALLHTRLERQAERTPDAVAVADDTRALTYAELMRRSNQLAHHLRALGVGPEVRVGVCLRRTVELPVALLAVLKAGGTYAPLDPDYPPERLGYLLEDSCAAFVISERAVLPALPPGGPPPLVLEDLTEALAALPEGPPVSGCDAENLAYLIYTSGSTGRPKGVAIPHRSVAIFIAWALGVFSPEELRGVLAATSVCFDLSIFELFVPLSCGGRVLLVPNALHLPTFSRRQEVTLVNTVPSAMAELVRSGGLPSSVRVVNLAGEALPRRTVEALHALGHVERVLNLYGPSEDTTYSTFEEVPRGEGRSPTIGRPLENTQAYVLDRHLRLAPVGVPGELYLAGDGLARGYLLRPELTAERFLPDPYSRAPGGRMYKTGDLVRYLPDGRLDYLGRLDHQVKVRGFRIELGEIEARLRALPDVADTVVVAREDVPGDKRLVGYVVPKAGQTLSVVALRSALLQQLPEYMVPALWVVLEKLPLTPNRKVDRAALPAPERPEALVGGLAPRTETEATLCALWSELLETPVEDVRQGFFELGGHSLLAMRLVSRLESLFAVRLSLKTFFELPSLEALAARLDAERGSAAGRAVVERVPRTGFLPLSSAQQRLYFLDRLEPGSPFYTIASGVRFTGPLDVAALSGALASLVERHESLRTVFTLEQDGPGQRILPAAFSLERADVSGSPEDTRRERALALAGAFARRPFELSRETPFRALLITLDAHAHLLVLAVHHIASDGWSMQRMLRDAAAFYSARREGRPASLPVLPFQYADFAVWQRRQLEADALAPQLAYWERALAGPLPLLELPSDHPRPSRRTDRGRTLHFELSAALSSALKTRARAWDVTLFTLLLTGFKAVLSRLTRQGDILVGTPIAGRGLPGTDDLVGCFINTLVLRTEVSGADSFEALLARVKATCLDAFGHPDVPFEQLVERLDPPRSTAHTPLFQTMFVLNEQPLGRGLFADLALAEEPLEAGTSTFDLTFTVLQAEERLGVALEYSTDLFEAPSMVRVFDAFQSLLADALARPGARVEGLGLLSQEARLRLLARSQPAWVALPEDETVVSRFEAQAARTPERVALVAVDRTLTYAELRAESRALAARLRAQGVGRGDRVGVCLERTHRLPVALLGVLATGASYVPLDPRFPRERLELMAGDAGLRLTLTEEAFLDVPGAVGGDVSGAGPHGLDEAYVLYTSGSTGRPKGVSVHHGALNNFLRSMAEAPGLTADDVLVAITTLSFDIAALELYLPWCVGARVVLATREEAQDAWRLAERLESMGATVMQATPTTWRMLLDAGWSNPRRLTQLCGGEPMPGDLARRLTATGGALWNLYGPTETTVWSSVERVAPGGGRLTVGRAILNTSLHVLDRRLEPVPEGVPGEVYIGGEGVARGYVGRPDLTAERFVPDPFSDRPGARLYATGDVGRLGADGRLELLGREDSQVKIRGHRIEVGEVESALRALPGVRDAAVVARETSPGNARLVGYVVGRSDGAPSSEALRRALEERLPGYMVPSVFVVLSALPMTLNNKVDRKALPPPPEAPVSEGRAPRDAREARVAAIFAEALGRSAVGLDESFFALGGDSVVAMRIIARLRREGFSTSASELFAHPSVGALSARLVVGARSAAEAGSALGEVAPLSSMQRGMLFRSLFSPSSRDYFEQVGAVLEAGLDVDALRAAWRTAMARHGVLRTVFSLEDPAHPVQRLLAEPRLDWRVHDARALSPESFEAELRRGLDADLAEGFAFEQGPLWRITLWHTASGAWRFLLSFHHALLDGWSLGVLLAEVTALYEAERVGRTSPLAAPPDFWRFVHHGEAQDLGALERFWKESLRGFSSPTALPHSEHVRAARTEPVYARRGTRLEAPDAAALQAFCARHGVTLGTLLQGAWGLVLARHAGESEAVFGSLVSGRSAPLEGVTEMVGLLINTLPTRVTVDAARPVLEWLRALQQAQTEVREHEGSPLERVQRWSEVAPGRLLFESVLVVDPWPVRGPSGGLFGSVEEWGLPRTGFPLHLAAYPGERLELRLTYDAARFGAEAVDRLLGHVRTVLVSLVARPDAPVGQVSLLTPEERDTLLLGWNGTEHVWAHPCPLHELFEAQAARTPEAIALEFEGQTLTYAALAARIHLLAHRLRLEGVGPESRVGVFMERSLEMTVALYGALEAGGAYLPLDPGYPPERLAFMVEDARPRVTLTTRALAARVPPGAGRVWVLDEAAWCEGLPADAASAPPAVAVSLESPAYCIYTSGSTGRPKGALISHRAIHNRILWMQSAYGLGPEDRVLQKTPFSFDVSVWEFFWPLAVGARLVMARPGGHQDPVYLVRTMAEQGITTAHFVPSMLQFFLAERGVEHLHALRRVYCSGEALPAALQRRFFERLPTAGLYNLYGPTEAAVDVSHWTCRADDPRDTVPIGAPVFNTRLYVLDAALNPLPAGALGELYLAGIQLGRCYLGRPELTAERFLPDPLARTPGERMYRTGDLARWLEDGTVEYVGRVDSQVKLRGFRIELGEIEATLLAEPDVAEAAVVVRSAPGGDARLVAYVAPRGGQADAAWEGVLRASLARVLPEYMVPSRFAVLERLPLTSSGKVDRRALPALTESGPGMSAPVVPPRDERERALVEIFEAVLGVGGVGATSDFFLLGGHSMLALRLIARIEATFGVQLPLATLFQTSTVEGLAVALSAAGGTRGVLVPLGGQGEAPPLFLFHPVGGNVLSYRALVRELTEDRRVYAFQSQAMVGGEADTTVEAMAARYLGELRRVQPSGPYHLAGWSMGGVIAFELARQLREAGEDVGTLLLLDSTLEGFERPLTDEDEALLRGAFAVDLGLAAEDVPPGGSLSEVLQVVRARGVLPADAPLALLERLYGVFRTHLAALHRYRPAGPYAGALHLIAAADGGHRQASTRDWGWSSWARGGVHVTLMAGDHYTLLTEPNVRDVRALVRRLLQSGTP, encoded by the coding sequence GTGAGCGTTCACGACACGAGCCCCCAGGCCTCGTTGGAGAACGACGAGGTCTTCGTCTTCCCGGCCTCCTCCTCGCAGCGGCGCTTGTGGTTCCTGGAGCGGCTGGAGCCGGGCCTGGCGACGTACCACATGCCCTTCGCGCTCCACCTGGCGGGCACGTTGGACGTCTCCGCCCTGGGCACGAGCCTCGACACGCTCATCGAGCGCCACGAGGCGCTGCGCACCTCCTTCGAGGAGGAGTCCGGCGGCGAGGTGTCTCAGGTCGTGCATCCCGCCCGGCCGCTGTCCCCACGGCGCGTGGACCTGAGTGGCCTGTCACCGGCGGAGCGCGAGCAGGAGCTGCGCGCGCTGTGCACCGCCGAGGTGAGCGCGCCCTTCGTGCTGTCTCAGCCCGGGCTGCTCCGGGCGACGCTGTTCGTGCTGGGCCCCACGGAGCACGTGCTGCTGCTCGTGTTGCACCACCTCATCGCGGACGGCTGGTCCGTGGGCGTGCTGACGCGCGAGCTGGCCGTGCTCTACCCAGCGCTGGCCTCGGGCGCGGAGCCCTCGCTGGAGGAGCCGGAGCTTCAGTTCGTCGACTTCAGTGAGTGGCAGGCCGAGTGGCTCGACGGGGGCGCTGCCCAGGCGCAGCTCGAGGTGTGGCTCCAGCGGCTCGCGGGTCCGCCGCGTCAGGTGGAGCTGCCCTCGGACCGGCCTCGGCCCCCGCATGCCTCGTACCGGGGCGCCACACGCGAGTTCGCCCTGTCCCGGGCACTCACCGAGCAGGTGCGGCGCTTCGGGCAGCAGGAGGGCGCCACCCTCTTCATGACACTGCTGGCGGCGCTCGACGCGCTGCTGTACCGCTACACCGGCGAGACCGACATCGTCGTGGGCACGGCCATCGCGGGCCGCAACCGCCGCGAGCTGGAAGGGGTGGTGGGCTTCTTCGCCAACACCCTCGCGCTGCGCGTTTCGGTGGAGGGAGATCCCGACCTGCGCGAGCTGGTGCGCCGCGTGAAGGCCGTCACCTTGGAGGCGTTCGCCCACCAGGAGCTGCCCTTCGACCGGTTGGTGGAGGCGCTGCGGCTGCCGAGGGACCTGGGGCGCAATCCGCTCTTCCAGGTGATGCTCGTGCTGGAGAACATGCCGCTCGGCGAGCTGACGTTGCCGGGGCTGACCCTCCGTCCGCTGGAGCTGGAGACCCACACGGCGAAGTTCGACCTGTCCCTCTCCCTGCGCGAGACGCCCGAGGGACTCCGGGGCACGGTGGAGTACAACCGCGACCTCTTCGAGCCGGCCACCCTCGACCGCTGGTTGTCGCACCTCGAGACGCTGCTGGAGTGCACGGCCCGGCCGCACACGCGGGTGTCCGAGCTGCCGCTGTTGGGCACGACCGAGGCGCACCTGCTGCGCGAGACGTGGAACCCCGCCGGGGCGCTGCCGCGTGAGGGCGCGCTGCTGCACACGCGGCTGGAGCGGCAGGCCGAGCGGACGCCAGACGCGGTGGCCGTGGCCGATGACACCCGCGCGCTCACCTACGCGGAGCTGATGCGGCGCTCCAACCAGTTGGCCCACCACCTGCGGGCTTTGGGTGTGGGCCCCGAGGTGCGCGTGGGCGTGTGTCTGCGGCGCACGGTGGAGCTGCCCGTGGCGCTGCTCGCCGTGCTCAAGGCGGGCGGCACCTACGCACCCCTGGATCCGGACTATCCGCCGGAGCGGCTCGGCTACCTGCTGGAGGACTCGTGCGCCGCGTTCGTCATCAGCGAGCGCGCCGTGCTGCCCGCGCTTCCCCCGGGCGGTCCGCCCCCGCTGGTGCTGGAGGACCTGACCGAGGCCCTGGCGGCGCTGCCCGAAGGCCCGCCCGTCAGCGGCTGTGACGCGGAGAACCTCGCGTATCTCATCTATACCTCGGGCTCCACGGGGCGGCCCAAGGGCGTGGCCATCCCGCACCGGAGCGTCGCGATCTTCATCGCCTGGGCGCTCGGGGTGTTCTCGCCCGAGGAACTGCGCGGCGTGCTCGCCGCCACCTCGGTGTGCTTCGACCTCTCCATCTTCGAGCTGTTCGTTCCGCTGTCGTGCGGCGGCCGGGTGCTGCTCGTCCCCAACGCGCTGCACCTGCCGACCTTCTCGCGCCGCCAGGAGGTGACGCTGGTCAACACCGTGCCCTCCGCCATGGCGGAGCTGGTGCGCTCGGGAGGACTGCCCTCCTCGGTCCGTGTCGTCAACCTGGCCGGAGAGGCGCTGCCCCGGCGCACCGTGGAGGCCCTGCACGCGCTCGGTCACGTGGAGCGGGTCCTCAACCTCTACGGGCCCTCGGAGGACACGACGTACTCCACGTTCGAGGAGGTGCCGCGCGGGGAAGGGCGCTCGCCCACCATCGGTCGGCCGCTGGAGAACACCCAGGCCTATGTGCTGGATCGCCACCTGCGGCTCGCGCCCGTGGGCGTCCCCGGCGAGCTGTACCTCGCGGGGGATGGCCTCGCGCGCGGCTACCTGCTGCGGCCCGAGCTGACGGCGGAGCGCTTCCTGCCGGATCCGTACAGCCGCGCGCCGGGTGGGCGCATGTACAAGACGGGCGACCTGGTGCGCTACCTGCCCGATGGGCGGCTGGACTACCTGGGCCGCCTGGATCACCAGGTGAAGGTGCGGGGCTTCCGCATCGAGCTGGGGGAGATCGAGGCCCGGCTGCGCGCGCTCCCGGACGTGGCCGACACGGTGGTGGTCGCGCGGGAGGACGTGCCCGGCGACAAGCGGCTGGTGGGCTACGTGGTGCCCAAGGCGGGCCAGACGCTCTCGGTGGTGGCGCTGCGGAGCGCGCTGCTCCAACAGCTTCCCGAGTACATGGTGCCCGCGCTCTGGGTGGTGCTGGAGAAGCTGCCGCTCACGCCCAACCGCAAGGTGGACCGCGCCGCGCTGCCCGCGCCCGAGCGCCCCGAGGCCCTGGTCGGAGGACTCGCCCCCCGGACGGAGACCGAGGCGACGCTGTGCGCGCTGTGGTCCGAGCTGCTCGAGACCCCCGTGGAGGACGTGCGCCAGGGCTTCTTCGAACTGGGCGGCCACTCGCTGCTGGCCATGCGGCTCGTGTCCCGGCTGGAGTCGCTCTTCGCGGTCCGCCTGTCCCTGAAAACTTTCTTCGAGCTGCCCTCGCTGGAGGCCCTGGCCGCGCGCCTCGACGCGGAGCGGGGCTCGGCGGCCGGCCGCGCCGTCGTGGAGCGGGTGCCGCGCACGGGCTTCCTGCCGCTGTCCTCCGCCCAGCAGCGGCTCTACTTCCTGGACCGCCTGGAGCCGGGCAGCCCGTTCTACACCATCGCCAGTGGCGTGCGCTTCACCGGCCCGCTCGACGTGGCGGCCCTCTCCGGGGCGCTGGCCTCGCTCGTCGAGCGGCACGAGAGCCTGCGCACGGTCTTCACCCTGGAGCAGGACGGGCCCGGACAGCGCATCCTGCCCGCGGCCTTCTCCCTGGAGCGCGCGGACGTGTCCGGGTCGCCGGAGGACACGCGTCGGGAGCGCGCGCTCGCGCTGGCGGGGGCCTTCGCGCGCAGGCCCTTCGAGCTGTCCCGGGAGACTCCCTTCCGCGCGCTGCTCATCACCCTGGACGCGCACGCGCACCTGCTGGTCCTGGCGGTGCACCACATCGCCTCGGATGGCTGGTCCATGCAGCGCATGCTCCGCGACGCGGCGGCCTTCTACTCGGCCCGCCGGGAGGGACGCCCGGCCTCGCTGCCGGTCCTGCCCTTCCAGTACGCGGACTTCGCCGTCTGGCAGCGGCGCCAACTGGAGGCGGACGCGCTCGCCCCCCAGCTCGCCTACTGGGAGCGCGCGCTCGCGGGGCCCTTGCCCCTGTTGGAGCTGCCCTCGGATCATCCCCGCCCGTCGCGGCGCACGGACCGGGGCCGGACGCTGCACTTCGAGCTGTCCGCCGCGCTCTCCTCGGCGCTCAAGACGCGGGCGCGGGCGTGGGACGTCACCCTCTTCACGCTGCTGCTCACGGGCTTCAAGGCCGTGCTCTCCCGCCTCACGCGCCAGGGCGACATCCTCGTGGGCACGCCCATCGCGGGCCGCGGCCTGCCGGGAACCGACGACCTGGTGGGCTGCTTCATCAACACGCTCGTGCTGCGCACGGAGGTCTCGGGCGCCGACAGTTTCGAGGCCCTGCTCGCGCGGGTGAAGGCCACGTGCCTCGACGCCTTCGGCCATCCGGACGTGCCCTTCGAGCAGTTGGTGGAGCGGTTGGATCCGCCGCGCAGCACCGCGCACACGCCGCTCTTCCAGACGATGTTCGTCCTCAACGAGCAGCCGCTGGGCCGGGGCCTCTTCGCGGACCTCGCCCTCGCCGAGGAGCCCCTGGAGGCGGGGACGTCCACGTTCGATCTCACCTTCACGGTGCTCCAGGCGGAGGAGCGGCTCGGCGTGGCGCTCGAGTATTCGACGGACCTCTTCGAGGCGCCCTCGATGGTACGGGTGTTCGACGCCTTTCAGTCCCTGCTCGCCGACGCGCTCGCCCGTCCGGGGGCCCGGGTGGAGGGCCTCGGACTGCTTTCACAAGAGGCGCGCCTGCGGCTGCTCGCGCGGAGTCAACCCGCCTGGGTGGCGCTCCCCGAGGACGAGACGGTGGTGTCGCGCTTCGAGGCCCAGGCCGCGCGCACGCCCGAGCGGGTGGCGCTGGTGGCGGTGGACCGGACGCTCACCTATGCCGAGCTGCGCGCGGAGTCGCGGGCCCTCGCGGCCCGGCTGCGGGCCCAGGGCGTGGGGCGGGGTGACCGGGTGGGCGTGTGCCTGGAGCGCACGCACCGGCTGCCCGTGGCCCTGCTCGGCGTGCTCGCCACCGGCGCGAGCTACGTGCCGTTGGATCCGCGCTTCCCTCGCGAGCGGCTCGAGCTGATGGCCGGGGACGCGGGACTGCGGCTGACCCTCACGGAGGAGGCCTTCCTGGACGTGCCCGGGGCGGTGGGCGGGGACGTGTCCGGCGCGGGGCCTCACGGCCTGGACGAGGCCTATGTCCTCTATACCTCGGGCTCCACGGGCCGTCCCAAGGGGGTGAGCGTCCACCACGGGGCCTTGAACAACTTCCTGCGCTCGATGGCCGAGGCGCCGGGCCTCACGGCCGATGACGTGCTGGTGGCCATCACCACGCTGTCCTTCGACATCGCGGCGCTGGAGCTGTACCTGCCCTGGTGCGTGGGGGCGCGGGTGGTGCTCGCCACGCGGGAGGAGGCCCAGGACGCCTGGCGGCTCGCGGAGCGGCTGGAGTCGATGGGCGCCACGGTGATGCAGGCCACGCCAACGACGTGGCGCATGCTGCTCGACGCGGGGTGGAGCAACCCCCGGCGGCTCACCCAACTCTGTGGCGGCGAGCCGATGCCCGGAGACCTCGCGCGGCGGCTGACGGCCACGGGGGGCGCGTTGTGGAACCTCTATGGCCCCACGGAGACGACGGTCTGGTCCAGCGTGGAGCGGGTGGCGCCGGGCGGCGGACGGCTGACGGTGGGCCGGGCCATCCTCAACACGTCCCTCCATGTGTTGGACCGCCGCCTGGAGCCCGTTCCCGAGGGCGTGCCGGGCGAGGTCTATATCGGCGGCGAGGGCGTGGCGCGCGGGTACGTGGGCCGACCGGACCTGACGGCGGAGCGCTTCGTGCCGGATCCGTTCAGCGATCGGCCCGGCGCGCGGCTGTACGCCACGGGCGACGTGGGGCGCCTGGGCGCGGACGGACGGCTGGAGCTGCTGGGCCGTGAGGACTCGCAGGTGAAGATCCGCGGCCACCGCATCGAGGTGGGCGAGGTGGAGTCCGCGCTCCGCGCGCTGCCGGGCGTGCGGGACGCGGCGGTGGTGGCGCGGGAGACCTCGCCCGGAAACGCGCGGCTGGTGGGCTACGTGGTGGGGCGCTCGGACGGGGCGCCTTCGTCCGAGGCGCTGCGGCGCGCGCTGGAGGAGCGGCTGCCCGGCTACATGGTGCCGTCGGTGTTCGTGGTGCTGTCGGCCCTGCCGATGACCCTCAACAACAAGGTGGATCGCAAGGCCCTGCCGCCACCGCCCGAGGCGCCCGTGTCCGAGGGGCGCGCGCCACGGGATGCCCGCGAGGCCCGGGTCGCCGCCATCTTCGCGGAGGCGCTCGGTCGGAGCGCGGTGGGGCTCGACGAGAGCTTCTTCGCCTTGGGCGGGGACTCCGTTGTCGCCATGCGCATCATCGCCCGGCTGCGGCGCGAGGGCTTCTCCACCTCCGCGAGCGAGTTGTTCGCGCACCCCTCCGTCGGTGCGCTGTCCGCCCGGCTCGTCGTGGGGGCGCGGAGCGCGGCCGAGGCGGGTTCGGCGCTCGGCGAGGTGGCGCCGCTGTCGTCCATGCAGCGCGGCATGCTGTTCCGCTCGCTGTTCTCGCCTTCGTCCCGGGACTACTTCGAGCAGGTGGGCGCGGTGCTGGAGGCGGGCCTGGACGTGGACGCCCTGCGCGCCGCCTGGCGGACCGCGATGGCGCGCCATGGCGTATTGCGCACCGTCTTCTCCCTGGAGGACCCCGCGCACCCCGTGCAGCGGCTGCTGGCCGAGCCTCGGCTCGACTGGCGGGTGCATGACGCGCGGGCGCTCTCGCCAGAGTCCTTCGAGGCGGAACTGCGACGCGGCCTGGACGCGGACCTGGCCGAGGGCTTCGCCTTCGAGCAGGGCCCGCTCTGGCGCATCACCTTGTGGCACACGGCCTCGGGCGCATGGCGCTTCCTGCTGTCGTTCCACCACGCCCTGCTCGATGGCTGGAGCCTGGGTGTGCTCCTGGCGGAGGTCACGGCGCTCTACGAGGCCGAGCGGGTGGGGCGCACGTCGCCGCTGGCCGCGCCTCCCGACTTCTGGCGCTTCGTGCACCACGGCGAGGCCCAGGACCTGGGCGCGCTGGAGCGCTTCTGGAAGGAGTCGCTGCGAGGTTTCTCCTCGCCCACGGCCCTGCCGCACAGCGAGCACGTGCGGGCGGCCCGGACGGAGCCCGTCTACGCGCGGCGTGGCACACGGCTGGAGGCGCCTGACGCCGCGGCGCTCCAGGCCTTCTGCGCGCGCCACGGGGTGACGCTGGGGACGCTGCTTCAGGGCGCCTGGGGACTCGTGCTGGCGCGGCATGCCGGTGAGTCCGAGGCCGTCTTCGGTTCGCTCGTATCGGGACGCTCGGCCCCACTCGAGGGCGTCACCGAGATGGTGGGCCTGCTCATCAACACGCTGCCCACGCGCGTGACGGTGGACGCCGCGCGTCCCGTGCTCGAGTGGCTGCGGGCCCTGCAACAGGCCCAGACCGAGGTGCGCGAGCACGAGGGCTCCCCCCTGGAGCGCGTGCAGCGCTGGAGCGAAGTGGCGCCGGGGCGCCTGCTCTTCGAGAGTGTCCTGGTCGTCGACCCCTGGCCCGTCCGGGGCCCCTCGGGAGGGCTCTTCGGCTCCGTCGAGGAGTGGGGCCTGCCGCGCACGGGCTTCCCCTTGCACCTGGCGGCGTACCCGGGCGAGCGGCTGGAATTGCGCCTCACTTATGACGCCGCGCGCTTCGGGGCGGAGGCCGTGGACCGGTTGCTCGGGCATGTGCGCACGGTGCTGGTGTCCCTGGTCGCCCGGCCGGACGCGCCCGTGGGCCAGGTCTCCTTGCTGACCCCCGAGGAGCGCGACACCCTGCTGCTCGGGTGGAATGGCACGGAGCACGTCTGGGCGCATCCGTGCCCGTTGCACGAGCTGTTCGAGGCGCAGGCGGCGCGGACGCCCGAGGCCATCGCCCTGGAGTTCGAGGGCCAGACGCTGACGTACGCGGCCCTCGCGGCGCGCATCCACCTGCTCGCCCACCGGCTGCGCCTGGAGGGCGTGGGCCCCGAGTCGCGGGTGGGCGTGTTCATGGAGCGCTCGCTGGAGATGACGGTGGCGCTTTACGGCGCGCTCGAGGCGGGTGGTGCCTATCTGCCGTTGGATCCGGGCTATCCGCCGGAGCGCCTGGCCTTCATGGTGGAGGACGCGCGTCCCCGGGTGACGCTCACCACGCGCGCCCTGGCCGCGCGTGTTCCGCCGGGGGCGGGCCGGGTCTGGGTGCTCGACGAGGCGGCCTGGTGCGAGGGGCTTCCGGCCGACGCCGCGAGTGCTCCGCCCGCCGTGGCGGTCTCCCTGGAGAGCCCGGCCTACTGCATCTACACCTCGGGCTCGACGGGCCGTCCCAAGGGCGCGCTCATCTCGCATCGGGCCATCCACAACCGCATCCTCTGGATGCAGTCCGCCTACGGCCTGGGCCCCGAGGATCGGGTCCTCCAGAAGACGCCGTTCAGCTTCGACGTCTCGGTGTGGGAGTTCTTCTGGCCCCTGGCCGTGGGCGCGCGGCTGGTCATGGCGCGTCCCGGCGGGCACCAGGATCCGGTGTACCTCGTGCGGACGATGGCCGAGCAGGGCATCACCACGGCGCACTTCGTGCCCTCGATGCTCCAGTTCTTCCTGGCCGAGCGGGGCGTGGAGCACCTGCACGCGCTGCGCCGGGTCTACTGCAGTGGCGAGGCGCTGCCCGCGGCCCTCCAGCGCCGCTTCTTCGAGCGGCTGCCCACCGCGGGGCTCTACAACCTCTATGGGCCGACGGAGGCCGCGGTCGACGTTTCGCACTGGACGTGCCGGGCGGACGACCCGCGCGACACCGTGCCCATCGGCGCGCCCGTCTTCAACACGCGGCTGTACGTCCTGGACGCCGCGCTCAACCCGCTGCCCGCGGGGGCGCTCGGCGAGCTGTACCTCGCGGGCATCCAGCTCGGCCGTTGTTACCTGGGACGGCCGGAGCTGACGGCGGAGCGCTTCCTTCCAGACCCCCTCGCGCGCACGCCCGGCGAGCGCATGTACCGCACGGGGGACCTGGCGCGCTGGTTGGAGGACGGCACGGTCGAGTACGTGGGCCGCGTGGACAGCCAGGTGAAGCTGCGCGGCTTCCGCATCGAGCTGGGCGAGATCGAGGCGACGCTCCTGGCCGAGCCGGACGTGGCCGAGGCGGCCGTGGTGGTGCGCTCGGCGCCGGGCGGTGACGCGCGGCTGGTCGCCTATGTGGCGCCGCGCGGGGGCCAGGCGGACGCGGCGTGGGAGGGCGTGCTGCGAGCCTCGCTCGCGCGCGTGTTGCCCGAGTACATGGTGCCCTCGCGCTTCGCCGTGCTGGAGCGTCTGCCGTTGACCTCCAGTGGCAAGGTGGATCGCCGGGCCCTGCCCGCGCTCACCGAGTCGGGTCCGGGCATGTCCGCGCCGGTCGTGCCCCCGCGTGACGAGCGCGAGCGGGCGCTGGTGGAGATCTTCGAGGCGGTGCTGGGCGTGGGCGGCGTCGGCGCCACGAGCGACTTCTTCCTGCTCGGGGGCCACTCGATGCTGGCGCTGCGGTTGATCGCCCGGATCGAGGCCACCTTCGGGGTGCAACTGCCGCTCGCCACGCTCTTCCAGACGAGCACCGTGGAGGGGCTGGCGGTGGCCCTCTCCGCGGCGGGGGGCACGCGCGGCGTCCTGGTGCCGCTGGGCGGCCAGGGCGAGGCCCCGCCGCTCTTCCTCTTCCATCCGGTGGGCGGCAACGTGCTGAGCTATCGCGCGCTCGTGCGGGAGCTCACGGAGGACCGGCGGGTGTACGCGTTTCAATCCCAGGCCATGGTCGGAGGCGAGGCGGACACGACGGTGGAGGCGATGGCCGCGCGCTATCTCGGGGAGCTCCGCCGGGTGCAGCCCTCGGGGCCCTACCACCTCGCGGGCTGGTCCATGGGCGGGGTGATCGCCTTCGAGCTGGCGCGCCAGTTGCGCGAGGCGGGCGAGGACGTGGGCACGCTGTTGCTGCTGGACTCGACCCTGGAGGGCTTCGAGCGGCCACTGACGGACGAGGACGAGGCGCTGCTGCGCGGGGCGTTCGCGGTGGACCTGGGCCTCGCGGCGGAGGACGTGCCGCCGGGGGGCTCGCTGTCCGAGGTGCTCCAGGTGGTGCGGGCGCGGGGCGTGTTGCCGGCGGATGCGCCGCTCGCCCTGCTGGAGCGGCTCTACGGTGTCTTCCGCACCCACCTGGCGGCGCTCCACCGCTACCGGCCCGCGGGCCCCTATGCCGGCGCCCTGCACCTCATCGCCGCCGCGGACGGGGGCCACCGCCAGGCGTCCACCCGGGATTGGGGTTGGTCGTCCTGGGCGCGCGGCGGGGTTCATGTCACCCTGATGGCGGGCGATCACTACACCCTCCTGACCGAGCCGAATGTCCGAGACGTCCGTGCCCTCGTGCGGCGTCTTCTCCAGAGCGGAACACCATGA